One Triplophysa dalaica isolate WHDGS20190420 chromosome 11, ASM1584641v1, whole genome shotgun sequence genomic window carries:
- the mfsd2aa gene encoding sodium-dependent lysophosphatidylcholine symporter 1-A, which yields MAKGEGAEQFPTSLLLSAKPVTQDDIKIAKRPPQKERVTALTVCSKVCFAIGGAPYQITGSALGFFLQIFLLDVAQLDPVSASVILFVGRAWDAVTDPTVGFLVSRTPWTRHGRMMPWILVSTVPAVLCYFLIWVVPPIDEGKMLWYLIFYCLFQSLQTVMFHVPYSSLTMFISNEQKERDSATAYRMTIEVLGSVVGTAVQGQIVGMASSPCINSTSVTNISNHSMHSNSSQIFIDDKTFNERRAYMIASGAISLIYVLCAVVLFVGVTEKYNDGGLKAQRRMSFRTGLCLVMSHGPYVKLVLAFLFTSLGFMLLEGNFAVFIKYTLGFRNDFQNILLVIMLSATVTVPMWQWFLCRFGKKTAVYIGITWAVPFMILVVCISSNLIVSYIVSIAAGASVAAAYLLPWSMLPDVVDDFKVQNPDSHGHEAIFFSFYVFFTKFASGVSLGVSTLALSFAGYVTGACVQPDSVNFTLKMLVSAAPVALIALGLSIFKMYPIDEKRRQYNNKQLQLLRQRSDEQDSEMEVLQPVIEA from the exons ATGGCAAAAGGAGAGGGAGCCGAGCAATTTCCTACCAGTTTGTTACTTTCAGCCAAACCCGTGACTCAAGATGACATCAAAATCGCAAAG CGTCCACCACAGAAGGAGAGGGTTACAGCTCTGACTGTGTGCAGCAAGGTGTGTTTTGCAATCGGAGGGGCTCCGTATCAGATCACGGGAAGCGCCTTGGGCTTCTTTTTGCAAATCTTCTTGCTGGATGTGGCACAG TTGGATCCTGTCAGTGCTTCTGTTATCCTGTTCGTGGGTCGGGCCTGGGATGCTGTGACCGATCCCACAGTTGGGTTTTTAGTAAGCAGAACTCCATGGACACGCCACGGACGCATGATGCCCTG GATTCTGGTGTCCACCGTTCCAGCGGTGTTGTGTTATTTCCTGATATGGGTGGTTCCGCCAATAGATGAAGGAAAGATGTTGTGGTATCTGATCTTTTACTGTCTGTTCCAGTCCCTCCAGACAGTTA TGTTTCATGTGCCGTATTCTTCTCTGACTATGTTCATCAGCAATGAACAGAAAGAACGGGATTCAGCCACAGCTTACC GCATGACTATAGAGGTGTTGGGTTCAGTAGTTGGCACTGCTGTTCAAGGGCAGATTGTGGGCATGGCCAGCAGCCCATGCATTAACAGCACGTCTGTGACCAACATCTCCAATCACTCCATGCACAGCAATAGTTCTCAAATCTTTATTgatgacaaaacatttaatgag aGGCGTGCGTATATGATTGCATCAGGAGCCATAAGTTTAATCTATGTTCTGTGTGCTGTTGTGCTGTTTGTTGGAGTGACAGAGAAATACA ATGACGGTGGTTTAAAAGCACAGAGGCGCATGTCATTTCGAACTGGCCTGTGTCTGGTGATGAGTCACGGGCCGTATGTTAAGCTAGTGCTGGCCTTCCTCTTCACATCTCTGGGTTTCATG CTGTTGGAAGGAAATTTTGCTGTATTCATCAAATACACGCTGGGATTCAGAAAcgattttcaaaatatcttactgGTCATAATG CTGTCTGCCACTGTCACCGTCCCCATGTGGCAATGGTTCCTCTGCCGGTTTGGAAAGAAAACTGCCGTATACATCGGCATTACA TGGGCGGTGCCTTTCATGATTCTGGTGGTGTGTATAAGCAGCAACCTCATTGTGTCTTACATTGTATCCATCGCGGCCGGTGCCAGTGTGGCTGCCGCCTATCTCCTGCCCTG GTCCATGCTTCCAGATGTGGTTGATGATTTCAAAGTCCAGAATCCCGACTCTCACGGCCATGAGgctattttcttctctttctatGTGTTCTTTACCAAATTTGCCTCTGGAGTGTCTCTTGGGGTATCAACGCTAGCATTAAG TTTTGCAGGATATGTGACAGGGGCTTGTGTTCAACCGGATTCGGTGAATTTTACGTTGAAAATGTTGGTGTCGGCTGCACCTGTAGCACTTATAGCTCTGGGGCTGtccatctttaaaatgtatccCATTG
- the mycla gene encoding protein L-Myc-1a: MHGVNTHPLYGWEMEHYFYDEMDTEEDFFKSTAPSEDIWKKFELLPTPPMSPSRTLDGDLLPGDRLGWATPKTLTCDEEYEGLHKFDPLDIFGNLGSIVIKDCMWSGFSTNHRLEKAQISAQVQTTTSLQTASAAQKGPRAAPGTPVTVAKAAQCVNPAAVLELPVPHKKVAAGSSGSECRSDSSDEEDDDEIDVVTVDNRPKRGRPPSRRTPVTIMVSADPFGPCPKRFHVSLHRQQHNYAAPSPDTDPEDDFDDEESTSKRPCLEPPSPLSSPATSDSEDSNEQRRNFLERKRRDDLRSRFQALRGEIPGLSGSSKTSKVTILTQATEYLLKLHACQRRQAQEKRKLKAKQQQLLRRIGLLQSS, encoded by the exons ATGCATGGAGTAAACACGCACCCACTATACGGCTGGGAGATGGAGCACTACTTTTACGACGAGATGGACACAGAAGAGGACTTCTTTAAATCGACAGCCCCGAGTGAGGATATATGGAAGAAATTCGAGCTGCTTCCCACCCCACCCATGTCGCCTTCAAGAACGCTGGATGGAGACTTGTTACCGGGGGATCGACTCGGGTGGGCAACCCCGAAGACATTAACGTGCGACGAGGAATACGAGGGGTTGCACAAGTTTGACCCATTGGACATTTTTGGAAATCTCGGCTCTATCGTTATCAAAGACTGCATGTGGAGCGGATTTTCCACGAATCACCGGCTCGAGAAAGCACAGATTAGCGCTCAGGTTCAGACGACAACCTCGTTGCAAACAGCCTCGGCTGCACAGAAGGGTCCTCGTGCTGCACCAGGCACGCCCGTGACCGTCGCTAAGGCGGCACAGTGTGTGAATCCGGCGGCTGTGCTTGAGCTTCCTGTCCCGCATAAGAAAGTTGCTGCAGGGTCGTCCGGTTCTGAGTGTCGTTCAGATTCATCCG ATGAAGAGGATGATGACGAGATCGACGTGGTGACCGTTGACAACCGACCGAAGCGCGGTCGCCCTCCAAGCCGCCGGACGCCAGTAACAATCATGGTGAGCGCAGATCCGTTTGGACCGTGCCCCAAGCGCTTCCACGTGTCCCTGCATCGGCAGCAGCACAATTATGCTGCCCCTTCACCTGACACGGACCCCGAGGATGACTTCGATGACGAGGAGTCCACCAGCAAACGGCCGTGTCTTGAGCCGCCGTCTCCGCTCTCCTCGCCCGCCACCTCGGACTCTGAGGACTCAAACGAACAGCGTCGTAACTTCTTGGAGAGGAAGCGGAGAGATGACCTTCGCTCAAGGTTCCAAGCGCTCAGGGGGGAGATTCCAGGACTGTCTGGGTCTTCAAAAACCTCAAAGGTGACCATTCTGACGCAGGCGACGGAATACTTGCTGAAGCTACACGCCTGTCAGCGACGACAAGCTCAGGAGAAGAGGAAACTGAAAGCCAAACAGCAACAGCTGCTCCGCAGAATCGGTCTATTGCAGAGTTCCTAA
- the tacc3 gene encoding transforming acidic coiled-coil-containing protein 3: MSSVAVKENQGVCAVRKNSSSDESCDIFSLEQLTGRPSILRQSQADNINKAVLKGAKVCFQTPRRDPVTKRIMSPSRTSGTNSQDDSTKALETFMPFTDQSSLLNNISTTLVSMQSNSVSLHDDDIPIQSKVAYTLDLDNLDAINPFQSSIKMANSPPKPPTLPMSWASELIESDKTTAIACTPKDDQMNLEVIDTPLDETLPFVSSVENSLVDNSDNISSAEGTIIIKTNNNEKSITDTDESDITEPIQESKLIAVTEDQIKDSPLPTAGSYNLDFDNLEMLDPFQIGGSKIPNSPMLSKAEGVPDPPQTFEEATLEPSEEAATLEPSEEAATLEPSEEAATLEPSEEAATLEPSEEAATLEPSEEAATLEPSEEAATLEPSEEAATREPSKEVAKEQDISPHTFPSVSEAPSPPEEKSTVTEFSRSTTSPKENPMLLEFNFNDGAEVKCKPPPKRLGVKRPAGTKAVSKKTDTVVKERKESELKQLSPKNLETEPVDVPPIKGSYMFDFDDPNFNPFGTKAKMGNSPPRGIQTSPVSMESALPVEKRMSHPRQEQSETVVQDEVAKPRSPRAVSVNNEKVEETTFSVNMQQAEDAEASIPSAVSHINIPQSPAIHEPEPEATTESRTDLQNQTFDLVVVTPSEDEFVPGAFFMSGGDFDGQFDYLEQFGSNNFKESALRKQSLYLKFDPLMKESPKKTTTENGGFSMPRPSLAIRMMEAAKSEGKQKSQCNNMKLLCDLPPPVVNNVVPDPTVLDLLVPTLKEPVKMEDSIIEVLKYSQRDMDASLQRAEKQAEERQQQMSAKIETLSLENQQMMFILSEFEATITQITDGHKQKEDRAKIELELALQEKDQLAKDLTDLERSFSSVVKRLDRCKEVIEGFKKNEETLKQYAQNCMDRLQKEEKRYQALKAHAEEKLDHANKAIADVRTRTGAEVATLQVQLKREHLKVQSLENDLEQKAKEVKDVTELCDELLLKVQKHGF, from the exons ATGAGTTCCGTGGCGGTGAAGGAGAATCAGGGAGTGTGTGCTGTACGGAAGAACAGCAGTTCTGACGAGTCTTGCGACATTTTCTCTTTGGAGCAGCTGACTGGCAGACCCTCCATCCTGCGGCAGTCACAAGCAGACAACATTAACAAGGCTGTTCTTAAAGGAGCAAAG GTTTGTTTTCAAACTCCACGACGAGACCCAGTCACAAAGCGGATTATGTCCCCGAGCCGCACCAGTGGGACAAACAGCCAGGATGACAGCACTAAAGCACTGGAGACTTTCATGCCCTTTACTGACCA GAGTTCATTGTTAAACAACATATCCACCACACTAGTCAGCATGCAGAGCAACAGTGTTTCTTTACATGATGATGACATCCCTATTCAGAGCAAAGTAGCCTACACACTTGATCTTGACAATCTAGATGCCATCAACCCTTTCCAGAGTTCCATTAAAATGGCAAATTCTCCTCCCAAACCTCCTACTTTACCCATGAGTTGGGCATCAGAGCTTATAGAGTCAGATAAAACTACAGCCATTGCTTGCACACCTAAAGATGACCAGATGAATCTAGAGGTTATAGACACTCCACTAGATGAGACCCTTCCATTTGTCTCATCAGTAGAAAATTCCCTAGTGGATAATTCCGACAACATATCTTCAGCAGAAGGCACCATCATCATCAAGACAAACAACAATGAGAAAAGCATCACAGACACCGATGAGTCGGATATTACTGAACCAATCCAAGAATCAAAGCTGATTGCTGTTACAGAAGATCAGATTAAGGACTCGCCACTACCTACTGCAGGATCATATAACCTAGACTTTGACAACCTTGAGATGCTCGATCCATTCCAAATCGGTGGCTCAAAGATCCCAAACTCTCCGATGCTCAGTAAGGCTGAGGGAGTTCCTGATCCACCTCAGACATTTGAAGAAGCCACTCTGGAACCAAGTGAAGAAGCAGCCACTCTGGAACCAAGTGAAGAAGCAGCCACTCTGGAACCAAGTGAAGAAGCAGCCACTCTGGAACCAAGTGAAGAAGCAGCCACTCTGGAACCAAGTGAAGAAGCAGCCACTCTGGAACCAAGTGAAGAAGCAGCCACTCTGGAACCAAGTGAAGAAGCAGCCACTCTGGAACCAAGTGAAGAAGCAGCCACTCGGGAACCAAGTAAAGAAGTCGCGAAGGAACAAGACATCTCACCACATACGTTCCCATCAGTCTCTGAGGCTCCCAGTCCACCCGAGGAGAAGTCGACTGTAACCGAGTTCTCCCGATCTACTACGTCGCCCAAGGAGAACCCAATGCTGTTGGAGTTTAATTTCAACGATGGAGCTGAAGTCAAGTGCAAACCACCACCAAAACGACTGGGGGTTAAAAGACCTGCTGGTACCAAGGCTGTCTCTAAAAAAACAGACACCGTGGTCAAGGAGAGGAAAGAATCAGAACTCAAGCAGTTGTCCCCTAAGAATTTAGAGACCGAACCTGTGGATGTTCCTCCCATTAAGGGTTCTTACATGTTTGATTTTGATGACCCAAACTTTAACCCCTTTGGAACAAAGGCTAAGATGGGTAACTCCCCGCCACGTGGGATCCAAACCAGCCCAGTTTCGATGGAATCAGCACTTCCTGTTGAGAAGCGGATGTCCCATCCACGGCAGGAGCAGTCGGAGACTGTTGTACAGGATGAGGTGGCTAAGCCCAG GTCTCCTCGGGCTGTTTCTGTAAACAATGAGAAAGTTGAAGAAACCACGTTCTCAGTCAACATGCAG CAAGCGGAAGATGCAGAGGCTTCTATCCCGTCTGCTGTTTCCCACATTAACATACCTCAGAGCCCAGCCATTCACGAACCGGAGCCCGAAGCCACTACAGAATCCAGAACGGATCTTCAGAACCAGACCTTTGATCTTGTTGTGGTAACACCAAGTGAAGACGAGTTTGTGCCCGGTGCATTTT TCATGTCAGGAGGAGACTTTGATGGACAGTTTGATTACCTGGAACAGTTTGGATCAAATAAT TTTAAAGAGTCTGCGTTGAGGAAGCAGTCTCTGTATTTGAAGTTTGACCCATTGATGAAGGAGAGCCCAAAGAAAACTACAACGGAGAATGGCGGATTCAGCATGCCACGCCCCTCTCTTGCCATCAG gatgATGGAAGCTGCAAAATCTGAGGGAAAGCAGAAGTCTCAATGTAACAACATGAAGCTTTTGTGTGATTTACCTCCACCA GTGGTGAACAATGTGGTGCCAGATCCAACTGTTCTTGATTTACTGGTTCCCACCTTAAAAGAGCCAGTGAAGATGGAGGACTCCATCATAGAGGTTCTGAAATACAGTCAGAGAGACATGGATGCATCGCTACAGAGAGCAGAAAAACAG GCGGAGGAGAGGCAACAACAGATGAGTGCTAAGATTGAAACGTTGAGTCTGGAGAATCAGCAAATGAT GTTTATACTGTCAGAGTTTGAGGCCACCATCACTCAGATCACAG atGGGCATAAGCAGAAAGAAGACCGGGCTAAAATTGAGTTGGAACTAGCCCTTCAGGAAAAAGATCAGCTGGCTAAAGACTTGACTGATTTGGAAAGATCCTTCTCTTCTGTTGTCAAACGCCTAGACAGATGCAAGGAAGTTATTGAAGGATTTAAAAAG AATGAAGAGACCCTGAAACAGTATGCTCAGAACTGCATGGACAGACTACAAAAAGAGGAAAAGCGTTATCAAGCTCTTAAAGCCCATGCTGAGGAGAAACTAGACCA TGCCAATAAAGCAATTGCAGATGTTCGTACTAGGACGGGTGCAGAAGTGGCAACACTGCAGGTGCAGCTCAAGAGAGAGCATCTTAAAGTTCAGTCCCTAGAGAATGATCTGGAACAAAAG GCTAAAGAAGTCAAAGATGTCACAGAGCTGTGTGATGAGCTGCTGCTGAAAGTACAAAAGCATGGGTTTTAA